Proteins encoded by one window of Halichondria panicea chromosome 8, odHalPani1.1, whole genome shotgun sequence:
- the LOC135339747 gene encoding uncharacterized protein LOC135339747 isoform X2: MLRLKQPLGSWCLLYRVSEIVKAGSMGHGTIVPGSFDIDLVLYSHDVSGDTIITDGYDQHIRRLEAFISNRQVFGAGVITEPNITRYAVQFKYKSYIDVDLLISPVWWSDYPNDPTMFFRFLRDSVPRYNLEVMHRFSVNASKWQVEFMRKKDQKVKVYIVRAKAWRNRLLPKSRVGRRSPSSFLISLLVLRAYENQQLSQTYGYRGHNEARSTTEELKKLVRNHSRMDIYWEDYYKARDYPTLFPSSTPRLVDPANPANNVYLSGIGTYPPNKRPSENEQDWSQFVDKVQYFDLEKSVEEITR, from the exons ATGCTGAGGCTGAAGCAGCCATTAGGGAGTTGGTGTCTACTCTACAG AGTGAGCGAGATCGTAAAAGCTGGCTCTATGGGACATGGAACAATTGTGCCTGGAAGCTTTGACATCGACCTGGTGCTCTACTCTCACG ATGTGAGCGGAGATACTATCATAACTGACGGATATGACCAACACATACGACGGCTAGAAGCTTTCATTAGCAATCGACAGGTGTTTGGAGCAGGGGTCATTACAGAGCCCAACATAACAAGATATGCTGTGCAGTTCAAGTACAAGAGCTACATCGATGTGGATCTCTTGATCAGTCCAGTTTGGTGGAGTGATTATCCAAACGATCCGACAATGTTTTTTCGGTTCCTTCGAGATAGTGTGCCAAGATACAACCTGGAAGTCATGCACAGATTTAGTGTGAACGCTTCCAAGTGGCAAGTGGAGTTTATGAGAAAAAAAGATCAGAAG GTCAAGGTGTACATAGTCCGGGCTAAAGCATGGAGGAATCGCCTATTGCCTAAAAGTAGAGTAGGACGAAGAAGCCCTAGTTCCTTTCTAATATCCTTGTTGGTGCTTCGAGCCTATGAAAACCAGCAGTTGAGCCAAACTTATGGCTACCGTGGACACAATGAAGCTAGAAG taccACTGAAGAGTTGAAGAAACTTGTTCGGAATCACAGCAGAATGGA catcTATTGGGAAGACTACTACAAAGCTAGAGACTACCCCACCCTCTTTCCCTCGTCCACTCCACGCCTGGTCGACCCGGCCAATCCAGCTAACAATGTCTACCTGTCTGGCATTGGTACGTACCCACCCAACAAAAGGCCAAGTGAAAACGAGCAGGACTGGAGTCAGTTTGTGGACAAAGTGCAATACTTTGACCTTGAGAAGAGTGTGGAGGAGATCACACGTTAA
- the LOC135339747 gene encoding uncharacterized protein LOC135339747 isoform X1, translated as MAYFRKPTHAEAEAAIRELVSTLQLNLSSYTHPNIRVSEIVKAGSMGHGTIVPGSFDIDLVLYSHDVSGDTIITDGYDQHIRRLEAFISNRQVFGAGVITEPNITRYAVQFKYKSYIDVDLLISPVWWSDYPNDPTMFFRFLRDSVPRYNLEVMHRFSVNASKWQVEFMRKKDQKVKVYIVRAKAWRNRLLPKSRVGRRSPSSFLISLLVLRAYENQQLSQTYGYRGHNEARSTTEELKKLVRNHSRMDIYWEDYYKARDYPTLFPSSTPRLVDPANPANNVYLSGIGTYPPNKRPSENEQDWSQFVDKVQYFDLEKSVEEITR; from the exons ATGGCCTACTTTAGGAAACCTACACATGCTGAGGCTGAAGCAGCCATTAGGGAGTTGGTGTCTACTCTACAG CTTAATTTGTCAAGCTATACTCATCCAAATATTAGAGTGAGCGAGATCGTAAAAGCTGGCTCTATGGGACATGGAACAATTGTGCCTGGAAGCTTTGACATCGACCTGGTGCTCTACTCTCACG ATGTGAGCGGAGATACTATCATAACTGACGGATATGACCAACACATACGACGGCTAGAAGCTTTCATTAGCAATCGACAGGTGTTTGGAGCAGGGGTCATTACAGAGCCCAACATAACAAGATATGCTGTGCAGTTCAAGTACAAGAGCTACATCGATGTGGATCTCTTGATCAGTCCAGTTTGGTGGAGTGATTATCCAAACGATCCGACAATGTTTTTTCGGTTCCTTCGAGATAGTGTGCCAAGATACAACCTGGAAGTCATGCACAGATTTAGTGTGAACGCTTCCAAGTGGCAAGTGGAGTTTATGAGAAAAAAAGATCAGAAG GTCAAGGTGTACATAGTCCGGGCTAAAGCATGGAGGAATCGCCTATTGCCTAAAAGTAGAGTAGGACGAAGAAGCCCTAGTTCCTTTCTAATATCCTTGTTGGTGCTTCGAGCCTATGAAAACCAGCAGTTGAGCCAAACTTATGGCTACCGTGGACACAATGAAGCTAGAAG taccACTGAAGAGTTGAAGAAACTTGTTCGGAATCACAGCAGAATGGA catcTATTGGGAAGACTACTACAAAGCTAGAGACTACCCCACCCTCTTTCCCTCGTCCACTCCACGCCTGGTCGACCCGGCCAATCCAGCTAACAATGTCTACCTGTCTGGCATTGGTACGTACCCACCCAACAAAAGGCCAAGTGAAAACGAGCAGGACTGGAGTCAGTTTGTGGACAAAGTGCAATACTTTGACCTTGAGAAGAGTGTGGAGGAGATCACACGTTAA